In Anaerolineales bacterium, a single genomic region encodes these proteins:
- a CDS encoding RNA-binding protein, translating into MDAKLYVGNLSYDTTEDGLREKFAEAGTVVSVDVIKDRDTGRMKGFAFVTMSNQEEAENAIKMFNGKTLDNREIKVNIARPREERPRGYSNKRRW; encoded by the coding sequence ATGGATGCAAAGTTATATGTAGGAAATCTGTCTTACGATACCACGGAAGACGGATTGCGTGAAAAATTCGCTGAAGCTGGCACTGTGGTCTCGGTGGATGTGATCAAAGACCGGGATACTGGCCGAATGAAGGGATTCGCGTTTGTTACGATGAGTAATCAGGAAGAGGCTGAGAATGCCATTAAGATGTTCAACGGAAAGACACTCGATAACCGTGAAATCAAGGTAAATATTGCTCGACCTCGCGAAGAACGCCCTCGGGGGTACTCCAATAAAAGACGCTGGTAG
- a CDS encoding short-chain dehydrogenase has protein sequence MVFPCCKALIGSSCGNISGRSLNYMKLPEELQFIENARQPQKTTQVHMDGKLCVLTGATSGVGYQAARRLAKGGASLVLVCRNPYKAAQVQSELQQAYGNQVDVVQADFSCLDEVRSAAASLLASYAHIDVLINNAGLHNTHRTLTKEGFETVFCVNHLASFLLTRLLLDRMVASAPSRILQINSQGHRFCGLDLSDLNWQRRRYHGLQGYGASKVAQLLTVWELAERLQGTGVTINAMHPGEVRTNIGMNNGPVYRFYQHYLISWILKNPVISGEAIYYLAAAPEMAGVSGRFFNQTIDEKPAMHALDRELGKRVWMISEQATGLA, from the coding sequence ATGGTATTCCCTTGCTGCAAAGCTCTTATTGGAAGTTCATGCGGAAATATTTCGGGTAGAAGTTTGAATTATATGAAACTGCCCGAAGAACTTCAATTCATCGAAAACGCCCGACAGCCCCAAAAGACAACCCAAGTGCATATGGACGGCAAATTATGTGTGCTGACCGGGGCGACATCGGGTGTGGGCTATCAGGCCGCCAGGAGGCTTGCCAAGGGAGGAGCCAGCCTGGTGCTGGTATGTCGTAATCCCTATAAGGCTGCCCAGGTGCAATCTGAGCTGCAGCAAGCCTATGGAAACCAGGTGGATGTGGTGCAGGCTGATTTCTCCTGTCTCGATGAGGTGCGCTCAGCCGCAGCTTCACTCCTGGCGAGCTATGCGCATATTGACGTGTTGATCAACAATGCCGGACTGCACAATACCCACCGGACGCTGACCAAAGAGGGCTTCGAGACCGTTTTCTGTGTAAACCATCTGGCGTCCTTTCTATTGACCCGCTTGCTCCTCGATCGGATGGTTGCCAGTGCTCCCAGCCGTATCCTCCAGATCAACTCACAAGGTCACCGTTTTTGTGGGTTGGATCTCAGCGACCTGAACTGGCAGCGACGGCGGTATCATGGGCTGCAGGGTTATGGAGCTTCCAAGGTTGCCCAGCTGCTCACCGTATGGGAGCTGGCCGAGAGATTACAAGGTACAGGCGTAACGATCAATGCCATGCATCCGGGAGAGGTGCGCACAAATATCGGCATGAACAATGGGCCGGTCTACCGTTTCTACCAGCATTATCTGATTAGCTGGATACTAAAAAACCCGGTTATCTCGGGTGAGGCAATATATTACCTGGCGGCTGCGCCCGAGATGGCTGGGGTGAGTGGCAGGTTTTTCAACCAGACCATCGACGAGAAGCCAGCCATGCACGCCCTCGATCGGGAGCTGGGTAAGCGCGTGTGGATGATCAGCGAGCAAGCGACCGGGCTGGCATGA
- a CDS encoding ferritin — protein sequence MISSAIQKAINEQINKEFYSSYLYLSMAAYFETKNLPGFAKWMFVQADEERGHGMKLFMHLLERGGKVQLMGIDSPQIDWKTSLDVFKQVQEHEAAVTASINALYELALSEKDYPVQVLLQWFITEQVEEEKNAAEIVQQIELIDARGTAVLMLDHQLGKRGKE from the coding sequence ATGATTTCTAGCGCCATCCAAAAGGCAATCAATGAGCAAATAAATAAGGAATTCTATTCTTCCTACCTCTACCTATCCATGGCAGCCTATTTTGAGACGAAGAACCTTCCGGGCTTTGCCAAATGGATGTTCGTCCAGGCTGATGAAGAGCGTGGTCATGGAATGAAACTCTTCATGCACCTGCTGGAACGAGGCGGAAAGGTTCAGCTTATGGGGATAGACTCTCCACAAATTGATTGGAAAACCAGCCTGGATGTGTTTAAGCAGGTCCAGGAACATGAAGCGGCAGTAACCGCCTCCATCAATGCCCTCTATGAACTGGCACTTTCAGAAAAGGATTACCCGGTCCAGGTTCTATTGCAGTGGTTCATCACAGAACAGGTCGAAGAAGAGAAGAATGCTGCTGAAATAGTTCAGCAAATTGAGCTGATTGACGCACGTGGGACTGCGGTTCTCATGCTCGACCACCAACTCGGTAAGAGAGGCAAAGAATAG
- a CDS encoding limonene-1,2-epoxide hydrolase yields MDEASKTQQIAILEPLTAEHLCELWSRTYNTQGKPDWSHLFPYYHDDIIFDDSIQHLEGKADFMAMCNRLAGRCESLNMDILSIVKQDKQVFFQWKMVMSFKRWPNTPLYGCTSLTLAEDNRIITQRDYFDLWGTILNGIPLLQSSYWKFMRKYFG; encoded by the coding sequence ATGGATGAAGCCTCCAAAACACAGCAAATCGCCATATTAGAGCCGCTGACCGCTGAGCACCTCTGCGAGCTCTGGTCGCGGACGTACAACACACAGGGCAAACCTGATTGGTCACACTTATTTCCCTACTACCATGATGACATCATCTTTGATGACAGCATCCAGCATCTTGAGGGTAAGGCGGATTTCATGGCGATGTGCAACCGTTTAGCTGGCCGATGTGAATCGCTCAATATGGACATCCTTTCGATCGTTAAGCAAGATAAGCAAGTCTTTTTTCAATGGAAGATGGTGATGAGCTTTAAACGATGGCCCAACACCCCCCTCTATGGCTGCACCAGTCTCACCCTGGCTGAGGATAACCGCATCATTACCCAGCGTGATTATTTCGATCTATGGGGGACGATCCTGAATGGTATTCCCTTGCTGCAAAGCTCTTATTGGAAGTTCATGCGGAAATATTTCGGGTAG
- a CDS encoding transcriptional repressor, with protein sequence MSSINDFIPILKHHGVRITPQRIAICKLLFETNFHPTAAMIYDQVKAQYPSLSLMTVYNTLNTLVNLGLVNELGSAGDDNIHYDGNITPHVNLACVSCHKIVDISSPRISNLGNEISISSGYQLLGTRMMYYGLCPNCLKLSNSRKKE encoded by the coding sequence ATGTCGTCAATTAATGATTTCATACCCATCCTAAAACATCACGGGGTGCGGATCACGCCTCAAAGAATAGCAATCTGTAAGTTATTGTTTGAGACCAATTTTCATCCAACCGCAGCCATGATCTATGATCAGGTCAAGGCACAATACCCATCCCTTTCTTTGATGACAGTTTATAACACCCTGAATACCCTGGTGAACCTGGGCTTGGTGAATGAATTAGGCAGCGCAGGGGATGACAATATCCATTATGATGGAAATATCACTCCCCACGTCAATCTGGCCTGTGTTTCGTGCCATAAAATCGTGGATATTAGCTCCCCTCGCATTTCTAACCTGGGTAACGAAATCAGCATCAGCTCAGGTTATCAACTTCTGGGTACTCGCATGATGTATTATGGGCTATGCCCAAATTGCCTCAAATTATCCAACAGCAGAAAAAAGGAGTAA